In Gluconacetobacter diazotrophicus PA1 5, the following proteins share a genomic window:
- a CDS encoding S26 family signal peptidase has translation MTRLGWFFTTYFAILGAGTSVVIHPAPRLIWNATASTPVGLYRLQSVRGLHVGDLIAIRPPADMAAMLARGGYLPLGVPLLKPVAALPGQRVCRVGAIVSVDGKPLGDALARDHRGRPLPVWQGCRHVLPGQIFVMNPAVPTSLDGRYFGVLSVAAVLGRAQPLWLMTSPISLNTNQKRG, from the coding sequence ATGACGCGCCTTGGCTGGTTTTTCACCACCTATTTCGCAATCCTAGGTGCTGGCACGTCAGTGGTGATCCATCCGGCGCCCCGGCTGATCTGGAACGCCACCGCCAGCACTCCGGTCGGGCTGTATCGCCTGCAATCGGTGCGCGGATTGCATGTCGGCGACCTGATCGCGATCCGGCCGCCAGCCGACATGGCCGCGATGCTGGCGCGCGGTGGCTATCTGCCGCTCGGTGTGCCGCTGCTCAAGCCGGTCGCGGCACTGCCGGGACAACGGGTCTGCCGGGTCGGCGCCATCGTGTCGGTAGACGGCAAGCCGCTCGGCGATGCGTTGGCTCGCGATCATCGCGGCCGTCCGCTGCCGGTCTGGCAGGGCTGCCGGCACGTCCTGCCCGGCCAGATCTTCGTCATGAACCCGGCAGTCCCGACCAGTCTCGACGGTCGCTATTTCGGCGTCCTGTCGGTCGCTGCGGTGCTCGGCCGCGCGCAGCCTCTGTGGCTCATGACGTCACCGATTTCTCT
- a CDS encoding DUF2840 domain-containing protein, translated as MNVTPRVAADHAADALAHVELTWIEKRIEHWIRFGSVAHEQILDRRRRILSFPPDTVFAFLRWAANDYGTVVSCIDIVRVTAPGEPYQTVPFVRPGGESLLRQSGWPKVRLVLEAVDRIEAIGIDPVDVAPDHWRHLHNRMLSGQAARPYTRDRHDAWLRRRAVS; from the coding sequence ATGAACGTCACACCGAGGGTGGCTGCCGATCATGCGGCCGACGCCCTCGCTCATGTCGAACTGACCTGGATCGAGAAGCGCATCGAGCACTGGATCCGCTTCGGCTCTGTCGCCCATGAGCAGATTCTCGATCGTCGTCGACGGATACTGAGCTTTCCGCCGGACACCGTGTTCGCCTTCCTGCGCTGGGCAGCGAACGATTACGGCACGGTGGTGTCCTGCATCGACATCGTGCGCGTCACCGCTCCGGGCGAGCCCTATCAGACGGTGCCGTTCGTGCGGCCCGGTGGTGAGAGTCTGCTGCGCCAGAGCGGCTGGCCGAAGGTCCGGCTGGTGCTGGAAGCTGTCGATCGCATCGAAGCCATAGGCATCGACCCCGTCGACGTCGCGCCCGACCATTGGCGGCATCTGCATAATCGGATGCTCTCCGGGCAGGCGGCGCGCCCCTACACCCGCGACCGTCATGATGCCTGGCTGCGTCGGAGGGCGGTGTCATGA
- a CDS encoding ribbon-helix-helix protein: MTARRTLPGFASRPADPERWVKAPDKPATTNRFTARLTIDVTPALRARLKVAAFQRGITVADMLRALLAHEFPENPGDIP; the protein is encoded by the coding sequence ATGACAGCGCGTCGCACGCTGCCCGGCTTCGCGTCGCGCCCCGCCGACCCGGAACGCTGGGTCAAGGCGCCGGACAAGCCTGCGACCACCAACCGCTTTACCGCCCGGCTGACCATCGACGTCACGCCGGCGCTGCGCGCGCGGCTCAAGGTCGCGGCGTTTCAGCGCGGCATCACGGTCGCCGACATGCTGCGCGCCCTGCTGGCCCATGAGTTTCCGGAGAACCCAGGAGACATACCATGA
- the parA gene encoding ParA family partition ATPase produces the protein MIVAFLNQKGGVGKTTLALHLAGQWAREGRRVTVIDADPQGSALDWSAQRAREGLPRLFGVIGLARDTLHHEAPELAQGVDHVVIDGPPRVAALLRSALLAADLVLIPAQPSPFDGWASAEMLRLQEEARLFRPGLLARFVLNRCAARTVIARETRLALVGHEPAALAARIGQRVAFADMARTGRLVCDLHPQGIAAREIAALTAEIGGLVS, from the coding sequence GTGATCGTGGCCTTCCTCAACCAGAAGGGCGGCGTCGGCAAGACGACGCTGGCGCTGCATCTTGCGGGCCAATGGGCTCGGGAAGGGCGGCGCGTGACGGTCATCGACGCCGACCCGCAGGGCTCGGCGCTGGACTGGTCGGCGCAGCGGGCGCGAGAGGGACTGCCTCGCCTGTTCGGCGTCATCGGACTGGCGCGCGACACACTGCACCACGAGGCGCCGGAATTGGCTCAGGGGGTGGATCACGTCGTCATCGACGGCCCGCCTCGGGTGGCGGCGCTGCTGCGCTCCGCCCTGCTGGCGGCCGACCTCGTGCTGATCCCGGCGCAACCCTCCCCATTCGACGGCTGGGCCTCAGCCGAAATGCTGCGGCTGCAGGAAGAGGCGCGCCTCTTCCGTCCCGGCCTGCTGGCCCGCTTCGTGCTCAACCGCTGCGCCGCGCGCACGGTGATCGCCCGCGAAACCCGGCTGGCGCTGGTGGGGCATGAGCCGGCGGCGCTGGCAGCGCGGATCGGCCAGCGGGTCGCGTTCGCCGACATGGCGCGCACCGGCCGCCTGGTCTGTGACCTGCACCCGCAGGGGATTGCCGCCCGTGAAATCGCCGCCCTGACGGCCGAGATCGGGGGGCTGGTATCATGA
- a CDS encoding replication initiator protein A: MPPPGRARSEREQLELFHAIAGDFPPRDAQDLMAFPFFSLAKSPRMVPIDYRTPDVTIRVEASAEHGMATIWDADVLIWAASHLVAARDAGRRTSRLMVASPREILTFIGRGDSARDYERLEAAFDRLQSTTIKTSLRQTGKGQLHRFSWINEWKRHTAREGRTRVIELILPDWFYQAVLDDALVLTIDPAYFGLTGGLERWLYRIVRKHGGRQRAGWAFGLRHLYEKSASLSPYRRFAFELREMAKRQPFPGYRLSVRPDRNGNDTLAFAPAKLSTGACGQAVNPSVLSVVDLSVPSLPPHPCYRLRKTPNQGVESNGYGTLNLESNLKESNFKDVGTPADPWKTPGEGR, translated from the coding sequence ATGCCGCCGCCCGGCAGAGCGCGCTCCGAGCGCGAGCAACTGGAACTCTTCCACGCTATCGCGGGAGATTTCCCTCCTCGTGACGCACAGGATCTGATGGCGTTCCCGTTCTTCAGCCTCGCCAAATCCCCTCGCATGGTCCCGATCGATTACCGGACCCCGGACGTAACCATCCGGGTCGAGGCGTCTGCCGAACATGGCATGGCCACGATCTGGGATGCCGACGTGCTGATCTGGGCCGCCAGTCATCTTGTTGCCGCTCGCGACGCCGGTCGGCGCACGTCGCGCCTGATGGTGGCCAGCCCGCGCGAGATCCTGACCTTCATCGGCCGGGGCGACAGCGCGCGGGATTATGAGCGGCTGGAAGCGGCGTTCGACCGGCTGCAATCCACCACGATCAAGACCTCGCTCCGGCAGACCGGGAAGGGGCAACTGCACCGCTTCTCCTGGATCAACGAATGGAAGCGGCACACCGCGCGGGAAGGGCGCACCCGCGTGATCGAGCTAATCCTGCCCGACTGGTTCTACCAGGCGGTTCTCGATGACGCGCTCGTGCTGACCATCGACCCGGCCTATTTTGGCCTCACAGGCGGCCTGGAGCGCTGGCTCTATCGCATTGTGCGCAAGCATGGCGGTCGCCAGCGTGCGGGCTGGGCCTTCGGCCTGCGCCATCTCTACGAAAAATCCGCCAGTCTTTCCCCCTATCGCCGCTTTGCCTTCGAACTGCGCGAGATGGCGAAGCGGCAGCCTTTTCCCGGTTATCGGCTGTCGGTGCGCCCCGACCGCAATGGCAATGACACGCTGGCCTTCGCGCCTGCCAAACTATCCACAGGCGCCTGTGGACAAGCTGTGAATCCATCCGTGCTATCAGTTGTGGATTTATCCGTGCCATCACTGCCACCGCATCCGTGCTATCGTTTGCGGAAAACGCCGAATCAAGGCGTTGAATCAAATGGTTATGGCACCCTTAACTTAGAATCTAACTTAAAAGAGTCTAACTTTAAGGATGTTGGCACCCCCGCCGATCCGTGGAAAACCCCCGGAGAGGGGCGGTGA
- a CDS encoding helix-turn-helix transcriptional regulator, whose translation MSANYSDLPPRYLRTPDASRFVGLSIRTLEKHRIYGTGPRYSKLGGRVVYRVDELQAWVESGARAHTSDTTAGTVSAAARQSPLIPPKPVTSRGSRR comes from the coding sequence ATGTCCGCCAATTACAGCGACCTGCCGCCGCGCTATCTGCGCACGCCCGACGCCTCGCGCTTCGTCGGACTGTCCATTCGCACCCTGGAAAAACATCGGATTTACGGCACCGGACCGCGCTATTCGAAGCTCGGCGGCCGTGTGGTCTATCGGGTCGATGAGTTGCAGGCCTGGGTCGAGAGCGGGGCACGCGCCCATACCTCCGACACCACCGCCGGCACGGTGTCCGCCGCCGCGCGGCAGAGCCCACTGATCCCGCCGAAGCCGGTGACCTCACGCGGGAGTCGTCGCTGA
- a CDS encoding cation:proton antiporter encodes MDTISLLALLLTLAAGFSILNHHTLRVPVTIGVLVFSLLVSLLVMILNPLIPAYDLQAPPRSVLGAINLPTALLNGALSLLLFAGAMQVDVGHLRAKLASVAALSVLGTVLAVAFLAIAAWYVFPMLGHAVPFAWCIVLGAILAPTDPVSVVGMLKRLGLPGPLQAVFAGESLFNDGVGVVIFGVTIGLATGDSQGVTVSEIALSFCREAIGGGLLGALTGWIALRVLKGQRDPHIDLLTSLALATGTFSIANQLGMSGAIAVVVAGLCFGTSYSHSVFDEASRKELDVAWTLIDEVLNVLLFMLIGFEILEITPHLFTVLAAIAVIPLSIAVRALSVLFSTLPVQLRHWEQGRVLGILTWGGLRGGISVSLALGLPPGDLHDLLLPICYGVVVFTIIVQGLTMEWVARRLYPASASQA; translated from the coding sequence ATGGATACCATCAGCCTCCTCGCCCTGCTTCTGACTCTCGCGGCAGGCTTCAGCATTCTCAATCACCACACGCTTCGCGTTCCTGTGACGATCGGCGTGCTGGTCTTCTCATTGCTGGTTTCCCTGCTGGTCATGATCCTGAATCCGTTGATACCAGCTTATGACCTTCAGGCTCCCCCACGATCTGTGCTCGGAGCCATCAATCTTCCCACGGCCCTTCTGAATGGCGCACTGTCCCTGCTTCTATTCGCCGGGGCCATGCAGGTGGATGTCGGACATCTGCGCGCGAAGCTTGCCTCTGTGGCTGCCCTCTCTGTTCTGGGAACCGTTCTGGCCGTTGCTTTTCTGGCGATCGCGGCGTGGTATGTCTTCCCTATGTTGGGCCATGCCGTTCCCTTTGCGTGGTGCATTGTCCTTGGGGCCATTCTCGCACCAACCGACCCGGTTTCGGTCGTCGGCATGCTGAAACGTCTCGGACTGCCGGGACCGCTTCAGGCCGTTTTCGCGGGTGAGAGTCTGTTCAATGACGGCGTGGGCGTTGTCATTTTCGGTGTCACGATCGGGCTGGCGACCGGGGACAGCCAGGGGGTAACTGTCTCCGAGATCGCTCTCAGCTTCTGCCGCGAGGCGATCGGTGGCGGTTTACTGGGCGCACTGACCGGATGGATCGCACTCCGTGTGCTCAAGGGGCAGAGAGACCCGCATATCGACCTGCTTACGTCATTGGCTCTGGCGACCGGAACCTTCAGCATTGCCAACCAGCTTGGCATGTCGGGTGCGATTGCCGTTGTCGTGGCAGGACTATGCTTCGGAACGAGCTATAGCCATTCCGTTTTCGATGAGGCGTCTCGCAAGGAACTCGACGTTGCGTGGACACTTATTGACGAGGTGCTGAACGTCCTGCTGTTCATGCTCATCGGCTTTGAAATCCTTGAGATCACGCCGCATCTATTTACGGTGCTGGCGGCAATTGCCGTGATCCCGCTGTCCATTGCCGTGCGGGCATTGAGCGTGCTCTTTTCAACGCTCCCGGTTCAGCTCAGACACTGGGAACAGGGCCGTGTCCTCGGTATCCTGACGTGGGGCGGCCTGCGTGGCGGTATCTCTGTCTCTCTGGCACTTGGATTGCCGCCCGGAGACTTGCACGACCTATTGTTGCCGATCTGTTACGGTGTGGTCGTGTTCACCATCATCGTGCAAGGGCTGACCATGGAATGGGTTGCCCGCAGACTTTATCCGGCATCCGCATCCCAGGCGTAA
- a CDS encoding DUF2285 domain-containing protein, giving the protein MAGEVLIEQGETILRLYVLPPTGAQVGVLLPLDALFEVRVQAALRLWRVLNGRPPGRDPARLSPDRVSRLILALRTLDGMDGGVSQREIAGVLFGREVSAGDWLSHDLHFRMKRLVRFARGLAEGGYRRLLRHPFRGR; this is encoded by the coding sequence ATGGCGGGAGAAGTGCTGATCGAGCAGGGGGAGACGATCCTGCGGCTGTACGTCCTGCCGCCCACCGGCGCGCAGGTCGGCGTGCTTTTGCCGCTTGATGCGCTGTTCGAGGTGCGTGTCCAGGCTGCCCTGCGGCTCTGGCGCGTCCTCAACGGACGTCCGCCTGGCCGCGATCCGGCCCGCCTGTCCCCCGATCGCGTCAGCAGGCTGATCCTGGCGCTCCGTACGCTTGACGGCATGGACGGCGGGGTCTCGCAGCGCGAGATCGCCGGCGTCCTGTTCGGTCGGGAGGTTTCCGCAGGGGACTGGCTTTCGCACGATCTGCATTTCCGTATGAAGCGGCTGGTGCGTTTTGCGCGAGGGCTGGCTGAGGGAGGATACCGGCGTCTACTGCGGCACCCGTTTCGAGGGCGGTAG
- a CDS encoding transcriptional regulator domain-containing protein produces the protein MSRAIWRSAGAYEGLRSLDATAFALQFVSRNRDFIRERVALQRAARRGVLSTSDAEAFARRWGLRFRECPHGPRSAYRPLDCCGIAGRDCCCPPADSTG, from the coding sequence ATGAGCCGCGCCATCTGGCGGTCGGCGGGCGCGTACGAGGGCCTGCGGTCGCTCGACGCCACTGCCTTTGCCTTGCAATTTGTCAGTCGCAATCGGGATTTTATCCGTGAGCGGGTCGCCCTTCAGCGCGCCGCGCGCCGGGGCGTGCTGTCCACGTCAGATGCCGAGGCCTTCGCCCGGCGCTGGGGGTTGCGATTTCGAGAGTGTCCGCACGGCCCTCGATCCGCGTACCGCCCTCTGGACTGTTGCGGTATCGCCGGTCGTGATTGCTGTTGTCCCCCTGCCGACAGCACTGGCTGA